One Methylorubrum extorquens genomic window, AGGTTGGAGATCGCGATCATCCAATCCTGGCGCGCGAACTCCTGGATCAGCCAGCCCGCTGCCAGCAGGCCGATGAGGATCGTCAGGACGGGCGCGTGCTCCAGCCATTCGCCGGGCTGCTTGGGCGGCGCGACGCTGTCTTCCTGTTTGGAGACATCGACGCCGAGGTCCTGCGCCGTCACCGCCGTCTCGCGGCCCGGCGCGGAAGCGAGCGCGATCAGCGCCGACATCACCACGAGGATGGCGGCGATCAGGATCGACTGCCACAGGAAGATCGTCTCGCTGAACGGGATCACGCCTGTGATCGGCAAGAGGCCCGGCGGCAGGCTTTTCGGGTTGGCCTGAAGCTGCGCCGCGGACGAAGACAGACCCATCGCCCAGGTGGCGCCGAGGCCGAGATAGGCAGCCGCGCCCGCCGCGCGGTAATCCATCCGCAACTCGGTGCGCCGCGCCAGCGCGCGGGCGAGCAGGCCGCCGAAGATCAGGCTCAGGCCCCAGCTCAGGAGCGAGGAGAGCATGGTGGCGAGTGCCACGTATCCGATGGCGCCGCGGCCGGTCTTCGGCACCAGTGCCATCCGGTCGATCAGGGCCTGCATCGGGGCGGATGTCGCCACCACGTAGCCGCCGATGGTGACGAAGACCATCTGCATGGTGAAGGGGATCAGGGTCCAGAACCCGTCGCCGAAGCTCTTCGACACCGCCTGGACCGGCGCGCCGTTGATGAGCGCCGCCGACGCCACGATGACCACGGCGATGGCCACGAACACGAAGGCGTCGGGAAACCACTTCTCCGCCCAATCGGTGAAACGGAGCGCGAGGCGGGCCATGGCCCGCTCCTCGGTCCGCTTGCGGGGCTCTGCGGGCGCATCCATCGGCGTCGGCTCCTCATCCGCGGCACGAACGGCCGCGGTTAGGCCCTGTTAGAGAGGGAGCCGACGCCGGGTTCAAGCCGGTCCGGTGACGAAACCTCAACGCTCACAGAAATCGAGATTGGCCGGCCGCCTGGGCATCCGGCTCACGTCGCCCGTCTCGCCGAGCCGGGTCATCGTCACCGGGATCTCACCCCCGACCGCCTCGATCCGGAC contains:
- a CDS encoding short-chain fatty acid transporter, which encodes MDAPAEPRKRTEERAMARLALRFTDWAEKWFPDAFVFVAIAVVIVASAALINGAPVQAVSKSFGDGFWTLIPFTMQMVFVTIGGYVVATSAPMQALIDRMALVPKTGRGAIGYVALATMLSSLLSWGLSLIFGGLLARALARRTELRMDYRAAGAAAYLGLGATWAMGLSSSAAQLQANPKSLPPGLLPITGVIPFSETIFLWQSILIAAILVVMSALIALASAPGRETAVTAQDLGVDVSKQEDSVAPPKQPGEWLEHAPVLTILIGLLAAGWLIQEFARQDWMIAISNLNTYNFLFLMAGFVLHWRPKRFLAALSKAVPATAGILIQFPFYAAIAAILTGAKNAAGHSLSDVIAHAFVAMNTQGSFPLAMGVYSALLGFFIPSGGGKWLLEAPYVMQAANELKVHLGWAVQVYNAAEALPNLINPFFMLPLLGILGLKARDIVGFSFLQLIVHLPVVLFLLWALAFTLEYHPPVIPG